The DNA sequence GAAATTGGATTCAAGAAAGTCATCAGTCGGGTATACTTCCGGCAGTTCCTGACTTTTGATAAGATGATAAATGAAATTTTTCTTTGTGTCAGATAGTTCAAATATTAAACCCGGAAGCCCGCGTAATTTAAAAGGACCTTCATTGAACGGAATATCTTTACAGAACCAGGCTGTCCAGTTTCTACCTCCGAATTGGGTTGTAGCTTTTTGCAAGGTATAGCTGTCTGCTTTTTTGGTTTCACTCGAAATTGTCCAGTTTATTTTATCTGTAGTTTTAAAAGAATAGTATCCATTTTTGATGTTGATGAAATTTTCGTTCTCAAAAGAATTAATCTTTCGTTTCACCACCTGTCCGGACATATCCGTATGACTGCTATTCATCCCGAATTTTTTATTTAAAGAATCTGTCGTCATAAGATTTTTTCCGTAAAACTTCACCTCTTTTGGGGTAATGTCCAGTATCATATTTAACTTCTCATAAGTAGTTTCTGTAGAATCCATCTTATATTGCAGTTCATAAATAAACCGATGCATCTGCGACTGGACCAACGCTATCATCAGCAATGTCATTAAGGTAAAAGTACTTTTC is a window from the Chryseobacterium indologenes genome containing:
- a CDS encoding GLPGLI family protein, yielding MKSTFTLMTLLMIALVQSQMHRFIYELQYKMDSTETTYEKLNMILDITPKEVKFYGKNLMTTDSLNKKFGMNSSHTDMSGQVVKRKINSFENENFINIKNGYYSFKTTDKINWTISSETKKADSYTLQKATTQFGGRNWTAWFCKDIPFNEGPFKLRGLPGLIFELSDTKKNFIYHLIKSQELPEVYPTDDFLESNFGNKAIPINEKQKHKLIMEFYNDPFAFERNNFSKSNNDLKININGKEIRNVDELNTQTKNMQEVIRKYNNPLEIDKAIHYPIY